In Trichoderma asperellum chromosome 1, complete sequence, a single window of DNA contains:
- a CDS encoding uncharacterized protein (EggNog:ENOG41), protein MSPDPPSKEAAPEAAANGAINDTPNGIPKEAPKETLTETPKEASREILKEDAAKRPFSWTQPHPIFVIILVGADEQPFGIQKDFLCDRSEFYQKYFEENVKEAAVEHIVKLPDATPEVFGLIQSFLYSGKIADDSTNVNSYESLVGLWNLGHKLAIKGLCEHTLEAMVECRRTTGRIPATPLLIQVWRDTPEGSSIRVLLLSWAAEYMRSSDARAEFAKSLPQEVLSELVVTMSSFETTAPPASTPAPAPATTTAAVAVAAVPPSSIKTSNTPITTVIRKNVHYLDELTDEEALGAKKKNRRSSGISSDTSSSRKQHRKSGSSPPLKPQKRRTNAAILDGKSFSTHQKLDFCADLLNRMLSGPGFWTRLVGPFREPVDPVEDGVPDYLDKVSRPMDLSTIKQKMDQKQYATEEDFLVDVRQIFENCFTYWKKGDPMWAAGERLQRTFEEKFSHMNKWIAKLGGEEGE, encoded by the exons ATGTCTCCTGATCCACCCTCTAAAGAGGCAGCCCCAGAGGCAGCTGCAAATGGCGCCATAAACGACACTCCAAATGGAATCCCAAAGGAAGCCCCAAAAGAAACCCTGACAGAGACCCCCAAAGAAGCTTCAAGAGAGATACTAAAAGAAGACGCTGCTAAGAGACCGTTTTCCTGGAC TCAACCACATCCCAtattcgtcatcatccttgTAGGTGCCGATGAGCAACCGTTTGGCATTCAGAAAGACTTTCTCTGCGATCGTTCTGAGTTCTATCAGAAATATTTCGAGGAAAATGTCAAAGAGGCTGCGGTAGAGCATATTGTGAAGCTTCCAGATGCAACGCCCGAAGTATTCGGATTGATACAAAGCTTTCTCTACAGCGGAAAGATTGCAGACGACAGCACCAACGTTAATTCCTACGAATCACTTGTTGGCCTCTGGAACTTGGGTCACAAACTTGCCATCAAGGGGCTATGCGAACATACACTAGAAGCAATGGTCGAATGCCGACGAACCACCGGCCGCATCCCGGCAACGCCTCTCCTTATCCAGGTCTGGAGAGACACCCCCGAGGGCTCTTCCATCCGAGTTCTCCTACTGTCTTGGGCTGCGGAATATATGAGATCTTCAGATGCAAGAGCAGAGTTTGCCAAATCATTGCCCCAAGAAGTGTTGAGTGAGCTCGTAGTCACGATGAGCTCGTTTGAGACGacagctcctccagcctcaactccagccccagccccAGCTACCACTACTGCGGCagttgccgttgctgccGTTCCCCCAAGTTCAATTAAAACTTCTAATACCCCTATCACGACAGTGATTCGAAAGAATGTCCATTATCTCGATGAACTGACTGACGAGGAAGCCCTTggtgcaaagaagaagaataggCGATCTAGCGGTATATCTAGCGACACCAGCTCAAGCCGCAAGCAACATCGCAAATCTGGCTCTTCTCCGCCTCTGAAGCCACAGAAGCGACGCACAAATGCAGCTATTTTAGATGGCAAATCATTTTCAACACACCAGAAGCTCGACTTTTGTGCCGACTTACTGAATAGAATGCTGTCAGGGCCAG GATTCTGGACTCGTCTTGTCGGGCCTTTCCGGGAGCCAGTCGATCCTGTCGAGGATGGCGTGCCAGATTACCTCGACAAAGTCTCAAGGCCAATGGACCTCAGCACTATCAAGCAGAAGATGGACCAGAAGCAGTACGCAACCGAAGAAGACTTTCTAGTTGACGTGCGCCAAATCTTTGAGAACTGCTTCACGTATTGGAAGAAGGGCGACCCGATGTGGGCGGCAGGCGAGAGACTTCAGCGGACGTTTGAAGAAAAGTTTTCGCACATGAACAAATGGATTGCCAAGCTGGGAGGCGAGGAAGGCGAGTAG
- a CDS encoding uncharacterized protein (EggNog:ENOG41~TransMembrane:1 (n5-15c20/21o253-274i)~SECRETED:SignalP(1-20)), whose protein sequence is MLFRTATSVAILAAAAHVSAEPKPYRLAMMPVLGMSLGRRDTNGYKPEQTQCGDGETCSEACGASYTECSAGNTKLSHCYNPSAGQSCCTDGSGNACDSGYYCTHDSALTTWCCPNSMDLAACAAAYKVAGSLEAATALPSTSAVSTSTSSTSTTPVTTTAAPTTTSCTESSTTTAAPTTTAAPTTTAAATTTEAEETTAAPATSAGFTSAYGGFNSTATAAVPTKPNQSKTPQGPVASISTGAPQPPQSSTISGAATTSASALLLLAAGVIALL, encoded by the exons ATGCTTTTCCGAACCGCCACTTCTGTTGCCATtctggccgccgccgctcatGTCAGCGCCGAGCCCAAGCCTTACCGCCTGGCCATGATGCCCGTCCTTGGCATGAGCCTCGGTCGCCGCGACACCAACGGATACAAGCCCGAGCAGACTCAGTGCGGTGATGGCGAGACTTGCTCCGAGGCCTGTGGTGCTTCCTACACCGAGTGCTCGGCCGGCAACACCAAGCTGTCTCACTGCTACAACCCATCCGCTggccagagctgctgcaCTGACGGCTCCGGTA ACGCCTGTGACTCTGGCTACTACTGCACTCACGACTCTGCTCTCACCACCTGGTGCTGCCCGAACAGCATGGATCTCGCTGCCTGCGCCGCTGCTTACAAGGTAGCCGGCTCACTCGAGGCTGCCACTGCTCTCCCTTCGACTTCCGCCGTCAGCACCAGCActtccagcaccagcaccactCCTGtcaccaccactgctgctcccaccaccaccagctgcACCGAGTCTTCCACCACCACAGCCGCCCCTACAACTACCGCTGCTCCTACGaccactgccgctgccaccaccactgaGGCGGAGGAGACCACTGCTGCTCCCGCCACCAGCGCCGGCTTCACCAGCGCCTATGGCGGCTTTAACAGCACTGCCACCGCCGCTGTGCCCACCAAGCCCAACCAGTCCAAGACTCCTCAGGGCCCCGTTGCTTCCATCTCCACGGGtgctcctcagcctcctcagTCCTCCACCATCAGCggtgctgccaccaccagtGCTAGCGCCCTGCTGCTCCTCGCTGCTGGTGTCATTGCTCTCCTGTAA
- a CDS encoding uncharacterized protein (EggNog:ENOG41) produces the protein MTSAGLTNVTDVSVLDGVISWKDSSSKNNNTNQVKSQNVIFVLDRSQASSGDKAGYIISALVEDSEKSPEERFQLLLLATDSVPDELLQKFRIGGLPVYLKPVEGKQDVDVIVSTKSGVGLSQQFWQTVLQPLWSSVDELSSEVNVLITQDEHSVRNFAQSLGSSTSKSRTVVLLSGDGGVVDLINGGSHDAPHQQLLLAVLPLGTGNALFSSLHKPLWIAEDGKIEDISSLVLGLRTLFNGVSANLPLFHASFPPGSRIVKFKPATKEQETSSDDSAATALHLAKEEIQVSHLYGAVVASYGFHSSLIYESDTPEYRVHGDKRFGMVAQELLRESHAYNAQVDIRHPSSSEWETIPGNEHTYVLITPLSNMERTFTISPASKPLDGKLRLVQFGNIGGERTMDAMMKAYDGGKHVGLKWDDGHEVRYEEVDELRVTILEEDERWHKVCIDGTIVDIPKGGQLSVRKEEESGFQILVDTRVLPKTS, from the coding sequence ATGACTTCCGCAGGGCTGACAAACGTTACCGACGTCTCGGTCCTAGACGGCGTCATCTCCTGGAAAGACAGCAGTagcaaaaacaacaacacaAACCAAGTCAAATCCCAAAATGTGATTTTCGTTCTTGATCGATCGCAGGCGTCTTCCGGCGATAAAGCGGGCTACATAATTTCCGCCCTGGTAGAAGACTCAGAAAAGAGTCCCGAAGAGCGCTTTCAACTACTGCTCCTGGCGACTGATTCAGTTCCCGATGAGCTACTTCAGAAATTTCGCATCGGCGGTTTGCCAGTCTATCTGAAGCCTGTGGAGGGAAAACAGGATGTTGACGTTATTGTGTCTACGAAATCAGGCGTTGGCCTGTCCCAGCAGTTCTGGCAGACTGTGCTACAACCTCTCTGGAGCTCAGTCGACGAGCTATCATCAGAGGTCAACGTCCTCATCACGCAAGACGAGCACAGCGTTCGCAACTTTGCTCAGTCTCTTGGTTCTTCAACCTCAAAGTCACGGACAGTCGTCCTGCTAAGTGGCGACGGCGGCGTCGTCGATCTCATAAACGGCGGCTCGCACGATGCGCCGCATCAGCAGCTACTCTTGGCTGTTCTCCCGCTAGGCACGGGAAACGCCCTCTTCAGCTCGCTACATAAACCCCTCTGGATCGCCGAAGATGGTAAAATCGAAGACATCTCCTCCCTAGTTCTCGGTCTAAGAACGCTGTTCAACGGCGTATCTGCCAATCTGCCTCTCTTCCACGCATCCTTTCCCCCTGGATCACGCATTGTGAAATTCAAACCTGCCACAAAGGAGCAAGAAACTTCCTCAGATGACAGCGCAGCAACAGCACTTCATCTTGCAAAGGAAGAGATTCAAGTCTCGCACCTCTACGGCGCCGTGGTGGCCAGCTACGGCTTCCACTCCAGCCTCATCTACGAGAGCGACACGCCTGAATATCGCGTCCACGGCGATAAGCGCTTCGGCATGGTCGCGCAGGAACTTCTCCGCGAATCTCACGCTTACAACGCCCAAGTAGACATTCGTCATCCGTCATCATCAGAGTGGGAGACTATCCCGGGAAATGAGCACACCTACGTGCTCATCACGCCGCTCTCCAATATGGAGCGCACATTCACAATCTCGCCTGCAAGCAAGCCCTTGGACGGAAAACTTCGTCTAGTGCAGTTCGGCAATATCGGCGGTGAGCGGACGATGGACGCCATGATGAAGGCGTATGACGGGGGGAAACATGTTGGGCTGAAGTGGGATGATGGACACGAGGTGCGATATGAGGAGGTGGATGAGTTGAGAGTTACGATATTAGAAGAGGATGAGCGGTGGCACAAGGTGTGTATCGATGGAACGATTGTGGATATTCCCAAGGGAGGGCAATTGTCTGTgagaaaggaggaggagagtggGTTCCAAATTCTGGTTGACACGCGGGTGTTGCCAAAGACTTCATGA
- a CDS encoding uncharacterized protein (BUSCO:EOG092D1A87) translates to MFRGAASLRQLLRLSGALKPAGSYSYGNTLATQRTVKRHSFASFAPMAGTVEVETVEKDGKQYRLVKEGKATILVPHGAKIGEDRGEVQQVFYNPIQQYNRDLSVLAIKTYGEEILAKRKEKILAKSNKLGKNKKRKRDETDEAGPSAETETTSTLPPGQATEASEEQKTHKSTFTMLDALSASGLRALRYGHELPFVTSINANDLSKSAAESIKLNVSHNGLDDIISVTNEDALAHMYRAIADGLSKRDRHGNPSKSHKFDVIDLDPYGTAAPFFDAALQSVRDDGGLLCITCTDSAVWAGHSYCEKTFALYGGTPIKGMHSHEAGLRLILNAVATSGARYGLSIEPLLSLSIDFYTKVFIKVTKSPQAVKFLGSKTMIVYSCDHGCSAFETQYLLRSKPTPNKKGSGSFYKHGMAAGPPTDRHCQHCGNKMHVNGPMYGGHIHSAEFIEKLLEQIPNASPEVYGTLPRLEGMLRTALEEIIPGPEPDPTVDPKDAKHAEIDNCPFFVIPSKLATVVSCQAPSDDMFRGALIHLGYQVGRSHCRPGSVKTDAPWSTLWWIMTEWIRQKSPIKASKFTPLMPGWKILHSAGLVGREDGAVPQEADSEMEDAQAATTADAQSEEATNKGDEQVTSPSELELRKTLVFNEELAQLGRLRDAQKLVRYQMNPRPDWGPLSKAKAS, encoded by the coding sequence ATGTTTCGCGGTGCCGCTTCTCTGAGGCAACTGCTGCGACTTTCGGGGGCATTGAAACCTGCGGGCTCCTATTCATACGGCAACACACTCGCGACTCAACGCACTGTTAAAAGGCATTCCTTTGCCTCATTTGCGCCAATGGCAGGCACCGTCGAGGTCGAAACCGTCGAGAAGGATGGGAAACAATATCGTTTGGTGAAAGAGGGAAAGGCGACCATTTTGGTGCCCCATGGTGCCAAGATTGGAGAGGACCGAGGAGAAGTGCAACAGGTGTTTTACAACCCCATCCAGCAGTACAATCGAGATCTGTCTGTGCTCGCCATCAAGACATACGGCGAAGAGATTTTGgcgaaaaggaaggaaaagattCTGGCAAAGTCAAACAAACTAGGGAAGAACAAAAAGCGAAAGCGAGACGAGACGGACGAGGCTGGCCCCTCAGCTGAGACGGAAACGACGTCGACTCTGCCTCCAGGCCAGGCCACCGAAGCTTCGGAGGAGCAAAAGACTCACAAATCAACATTCACGATGCTGGATGCCTTATCGGCATCCGGACTGCGAGCGCTTCGATACGGCCACGAACTTCCCTTTGTCACTTCCATTAATGCCAACGATCTGTCCAAGTCTGCGGCCGAGTCTATCAAGCTCAATGTGAGCCACAACGGCCTCGACGATATAATCTCGGTAACCAACGAAGATGCGCTTGCACACATGTACCGCGCAATCGCAGACGGCCTCTCCAAGAGGGATCGCCACGGCAATCCGTCCAAGTCTCACAAATTTGACGTGATCGATCTGGACCCATACGGAACCGCTGCACCCTTTTTCGACGCTGCGTTACAGTCTGTAAGAGATGACGGCGGTCTTCTATGCATTACCTGCACTGATAGTGCCGTGTGGGCGGGACATAGCTACTGCGAAAAGACTTTTGCCTTGTATGGCGGTACTCCGATTAAGGGGATGCACTCTCACGAGGCTGGACTGCGATTAATCCTGAATGCCGTTGCTACGTCTGGCGCCCGGTACGGGTTGAGCATTGAGCCTTTGCTGTCCCTTTCCATCGATTTTTACACAAAAGTATTCATCAAAGTTACCAAATCACCGCAAGCTGTCAAGTTCCTGGGCTCGAAAACCATGATTGTGTACAGCTGTGACCACGGTTGCTCCGCCTTTGAGACACAATATCTCCTAAGAAGCAAACCGACTCCGAACAAAAAGGGCAGTGGATCGTTTTATAAGCACGGCATGGCGGCAGGACCACCAACAGACAGACACTGTCAACATTGCGGGAACAAGATGCACGTCAACGGCCCAATGTATGGAGGCCACATCCACTCGGCCGAGTTTATTGAAAAGCTTCTTGAACAAATCCCCAATGCATCACCGGAAGTGTATGGAACTCTCCCAAGATTGGAAGGCATGCTACGAACGGCCTTGGAGGAGATCATTCCAGGCCCCGAGCCGGATCCCACGGTAGATCCCAAAGACGCCAAGCATGCAGAGATTGACAACTGTCCCTTCTTTGTCATTCCTTCTAAGCTAGCAACAGTGGTGTCTTGCCAGGCTCCCAGCGACGACATGTTCCGCGGCGCTTTAATACATCTCGGATACCAAGTTGGGCGAAGCCACTGCCGACCTGGCAGCGTCAAGACGGATGCGCCTTGGTCTACTCTCTGGTGGATCATGACAGAATGGATTCGTCAAAAGTCTCCCATCAAAGCGTCGAAATTCACCCCGCTGATGCCTGGTTGGAAAATTCTGCATTCCGCCGGATTGGTTGGTcgagaagatggagcagTGCCACAGGAAGCCGACAGCGAAATGGAAGATGCCCAGGCAGCAACAACGGCGGATGCTCAGAGTGAGGAGGCGACGAATAAGGGAGATGAGCAAGTCACAAGCCCGAGCGAGTTGGAGCTGCGGAAAACGCTGGTGTTCAACGAAGAGCTCGCACAGCTGGGCCGCCTGCGGGATGCTCAGAAGCTGGTGCGGTACCAGATGAATCCCCGGCCAGACTGGGGCCCTTtgtccaaggccaaggcgtcATGA